A genomic segment from Bacillus cereus G9842 encodes:
- the yabP gene encoding sporulation protein YabP: MNNGYSPTSSNQQNVSVEHDIIMRGRRVIDITGVKQVESFDSEEFLLETVMGFLTIRGQNLQMKNLDVEKGIVSIKGKVHEMLYIDENQGEKTKGFFSKLFK; the protein is encoded by the coding sequence GTGAATAATGGTTACTCACCTACGTCTTCTAATCAACAAAATGTTTCTGTGGAGCATGATATTATTATGCGTGGAAGGCGTGTAATTGATATTACTGGTGTGAAGCAGGTAGAGAGTTTTGATAGCGAAGAGTTTTTACTCGAAACCGTAATGGGTTTTTTAACGATTCGTGGTCAAAATTTACAAATGAAAAATTTAGATGTAGAAAAAGGTATTGTGTCGATTAAAGGGAAAGTTCATGAGATGCTGTATATTGATGAAAATCAAGGAGAAAAAACTAAAGGTTTCTTTAGTAAGTTGTTTAAATGA
- the yabQ gene encoding spore cortex biosynthesis protein YabQ → MSLTIQLYTMLSMIGMGAWIGASLDTYQRFLKRQERKRWLVFIHDILFWIVQALFVFYVLLLVNEAELRIYVFLALLCGFAAYQSLLKALYMKLLNFLIYIFMQTTYFFVRIIQLLMIKPVIIIAQLFIAFILFLFRILLSIGHVLWKMVIWILLFIWKVFFWPVRFIASLIWKLLPNRVKLFIVKHIGFLQYIAKLKGHIFQIWERIKKKLGGPRK, encoded by the coding sequence ATGAGCTTAACAATTCAGTTGTATACAATGCTTTCAATGATTGGAATGGGTGCTTGGATTGGAGCATCTTTAGATACATATCAACGTTTTTTAAAGCGTCAAGAACGTAAACGTTGGCTTGTATTTATACATGATATACTATTTTGGATTGTCCAAGCATTATTTGTCTTTTATGTATTGCTTCTCGTAAATGAAGCTGAGTTACGTATATATGTGTTTTTGGCATTATTATGTGGTTTTGCGGCATATCAAAGCTTACTGAAAGCACTATACATGAAGCTGTTAAATTTTCTCATCTATATTTTTATGCAAACAACATATTTTTTTGTTCGAATTATACAGCTACTCATGATAAAACCTGTTATTATTATAGCGCAGCTATTTATTGCATTTATATTATTCTTATTTCGTATACTGCTTTCAATTGGACATGTGTTATGGAAAATGGTGATTTGGATATTACTTTTCATATGGAAAGTTTTTTTCTGGCCTGTTCGATTTATTGCTTCGCTCATATGGAAACTTCTCCCTAATCGTGTTAAACTTTTTATAGTGAAACATATAGGGTTCCTGCAATATATAGCAAAATTGAAGGGACATATCTTCCAAATATGGGAGCGTATAAAAAAGAAGTTAGGGGGACCTCGGAAATGA
- the tilS gene encoding tRNA lysidine(34) synthetase TilS, whose product MKDTFVEKVDDFVKQHDVLKNDSTIVVGVSGGPDSLALLYYLLEKRAEKQLEIVVAHVDHMFRGDESHEDLQFVQDLCEELGIICETIRINVSQYQQQYGMNAQVAARECRYAFLERIMKKYDARYVALGHHGDDQVETILMRLVRGSTPKGYAGIAVKRPFHNGYLIRPLLGVTKEEIVDYCNKLNLIPRIDPSNKKEVYTRNRLRKYVLPHLKEENPQMHEKFQKFSVQMQEDEAYLQELAFEKMNKVITKKSDKQISLSIPAFESMSMPLQRRGIQLILNYLYEYKIPSSLSSIHIDKVIEFFKRTQPSGSLDFPGDLKIVRTYEECSFRFKQEIVSPFLQDLSVPGIITLLNGDEFVTEVSEDIPSNMNETVFVAKYNDISYPLRIRSRENGDRMSIQGMDGTKKIKAIFIEAKVPKEKREEWPVVCDASGNIIWVPLLKRSAFAISKEMAKKGKYMIIHYKSKESSGRIMK is encoded by the coding sequence TTGAAAGATACATTTGTTGAAAAAGTAGATGACTTTGTAAAGCAGCATGATGTATTAAAGAATGATTCAACAATTGTTGTGGGAGTTTCTGGTGGTCCTGACTCGTTAGCCCTTTTATATTATTTATTAGAAAAAAGAGCGGAAAAACAGTTGGAAATTGTAGTAGCTCATGTGGATCATATGTTTAGAGGTGATGAATCTCATGAGGATTTACAGTTTGTGCAGGACCTTTGTGAAGAACTGGGAATTATTTGTGAAACGATAAGAATTAATGTATCACAATATCAACAGCAATACGGGATGAATGCACAGGTTGCTGCTAGGGAATGCAGATATGCATTTTTGGAAAGAATAATGAAGAAATATGATGCAAGATATGTTGCTCTTGGACATCATGGAGATGATCAAGTAGAGACGATTTTAATGCGTCTTGTAAGAGGGAGTACTCCGAAAGGATATGCAGGAATTGCAGTGAAGCGTCCTTTTCATAATGGATATTTAATTAGGCCGTTACTTGGGGTAACGAAGGAAGAAATTGTTGATTACTGTAATAAGCTAAATTTAATTCCACGTATAGATCCGAGTAATAAAAAGGAAGTATATACAAGGAATCGATTACGTAAATATGTCCTTCCTCACTTAAAAGAAGAAAATCCACAAATGCATGAGAAATTCCAAAAATTTAGCGTGCAGATGCAAGAGGATGAGGCTTATTTGCAGGAATTAGCTTTTGAGAAAATGAATAAAGTAATTACAAAAAAAAGTGATAAACAAATTAGCTTATCAATTCCTGCCTTTGAATCCATGTCTATGCCTTTACAAAGAAGAGGGATTCAACTAATATTAAACTATCTTTATGAATATAAGATTCCATCTTCTCTTTCTTCTATACATATTGACAAGGTGATTGAGTTTTTTAAGCGGACACAACCTTCAGGTTCACTTGATTTTCCAGGTGATTTGAAAATTGTTCGTACATACGAGGAGTGTAGCTTTAGATTTAAACAAGAAATTGTCTCTCCTTTTTTGCAAGATTTATCAGTACCCGGGATCATTACGCTATTGAACGGGGATGAATTTGTAACAGAGGTGAGCGAAGATATACCAAGTAACATGAATGAAACAGTATTTGTTGCTAAGTATAATGATATATCATATCCACTTCGTATTCGTTCTAGGGAAAATGGAGATCGCATGTCAATACAAGGTATGGATGGCACGAAAAAGATAAAAGCTATTTTTATCGAAGCGAAAGTACCAAAAGAAAAAAGGGAAGAATGGCCGGTCGTTTGTGATGCAAGTGGGAACATTATTTGGGTACCCTTGTTGAAGCGATCTGCATTTGCAATTTCGAAAGAGATGGCAAAGAAGGGTAAATATATGATTATTCACTACAAAAGCAAGGAGTCTTCCGGGAGGATAATGAAATGA
- the mazG gene encoding nucleoside triphosphate pyrophosphohydrolase has translation MSGIITILGLGAGELDQLTMGVYRKIKEADHLFVRTKEHPVIEELEKEGVQYTAFDDVYEAHDTFEIVYETIANKLLEQAEGTEIIYAVPGHPLVAERTVQLLLEKGEDSNVELRIEGGQSFLDPMFASLKIDPIEGFQLLDATSFKRGQLELRQHLIFCQVYDAFVASDVKLTLMEMLPDDYEVYIVTAAGTSFEQVKKVPLYMLDHETELNNLTSVYVPPVQERASLYQQFDVLREIIAELRGPNGCPWDKKQTHQSLKKYLIEEAYEVLEAIDEEDDDHLVEELGDILLQVMLHAQIGEDEGWFSIDEIIRTLSEKMVRRHPHVFGNTDVNNADEVIANWEEIKKQEKGFVKESVLNGVPKSLPQLLRAYEIQKKAGKVGFDWVDVQPMIEKALEEWQEFQQEVTNMDEEKMLGEFGDLLFAFVNIARHYKIDPEEALRSTNEKFTGRFLYMEAKVAEMNKEMEDLSLEKLDVLWEEAKQTER, from the coding sequence GTGAGTGGAATCATTACTATTTTAGGTTTAGGTGCTGGTGAATTAGATCAGCTAACGATGGGTGTATATCGAAAGATAAAAGAAGCAGATCATCTGTTTGTTAGGACGAAGGAACATCCAGTTATAGAAGAATTGGAGAAAGAAGGCGTGCAATATACGGCTTTTGATGATGTATATGAAGCGCATGATACGTTTGAAATTGTATATGAAACAATTGCGAATAAATTGCTAGAACAAGCTGAAGGTACAGAAATTATCTATGCTGTTCCAGGGCATCCGCTTGTAGCAGAAAGAACAGTTCAGCTACTGTTGGAAAAAGGTGAAGATTCAAATGTTGAATTGCGAATTGAGGGTGGACAAAGTTTCCTTGATCCTATGTTTGCAAGCCTAAAGATTGATCCAATTGAAGGATTTCAATTACTTGACGCTACATCATTTAAAAGAGGACAATTAGAATTACGTCAACATCTAATCTTTTGCCAAGTATATGATGCATTCGTTGCATCTGATGTGAAATTAACATTAATGGAGATGTTGCCGGATGATTATGAAGTGTATATCGTAACAGCTGCAGGAACTTCATTTGAACAAGTAAAGAAGGTACCGTTGTATATGTTAGATCATGAAACGGAATTGAATAATTTAACGAGTGTGTATGTGCCGCCAGTTCAGGAGCGTGCATCCTTGTATCAACAGTTCGATGTACTTAGAGAAATTATTGCAGAACTTCGAGGCCCAAATGGTTGTCCGTGGGATAAAAAGCAAACACATCAATCATTAAAGAAATATTTAATTGAGGAAGCTTATGAAGTATTGGAAGCAATTGATGAAGAGGATGATGATCACTTAGTAGAAGAATTAGGTGATATATTATTACAAGTTATGCTTCATGCTCAAATTGGAGAAGATGAAGGTTGGTTTTCTATAGATGAAATCATTCGAACTCTATCTGAGAAAATGGTTCGTCGCCATCCACATGTATTTGGAAATACGGATGTAAACAATGCTGATGAAGTGATTGCCAATTGGGAAGAAATTAAAAAACAAGAAAAAGGATTCGTGAAAGAATCTGTTTTAAATGGCGTTCCAAAAAGTTTGCCGCAGTTACTACGCGCCTATGAAATTCAGAAGAAAGCCGGTAAGGTTGGATTTGATTGGGTTGATGTGCAGCCTATGATAGAGAAAGCTTTGGAAGAATGGCAAGAGTTCCAACAAGAAGTTACAAACATGGATGAGGAAAAGATGCTAGGTGAGTTTGGTGATTTACTATTTGCATTTGTTAATATAGCTCGTCATTATAAAATAGATCCAGAAGAGGCGTTACGTTCAACTAATGAGAAATTTACTGGTCGTTTTTTATACATGGAGGCAAAAGTAGCTGAAATGAATAAAGAGATGGAAGATTTATCATTAGAAAAGTTAGATGTTTTATGGGAAGAAGCGAAACAAACAGAGCGTTAA
- a CDS encoding putative polysaccharide biosynthesis protein has translation MEAKKYQAFWRGAIILTIASFVTKVLSAFYRIPYQNIAGDIGFYIYQQIYPFYGFCLILATYGFPIIISKMVAERLERGKQKEAEEIICVSFWFLLGIGFIGFFTLFFGAKTIAIAMGDIYLDKLLRVISFSFLLMPFLSVARGYFQGFNNMMPTAVSQVIEQTIRVSIIVFLSLFLIAHGFDLYTVGAGAMLGSIAGGLIGIIVLMLYMRRDFRSIFFKSVARIKGKRRIIKILFWQGLAICVSNLVLIFIQMADSISLYTLLIGAGEQVESAKVLKGVYDRSIPLMQLGTVVTTSFSLSLIPIITAAKERGDLSFIQEKVKLAMKITLVIGLAAAIGLTCIIQPTNIMLFENSDGSDVLSILSLSILFSSLSITTASILQGLGQTFKPALFVVFGGCLKLALNYIFMPYFGVKGAAFATLCALIIISGLNSLLLMRAVSGSLINKRNMLGVVISGICMGFVLMMFTRVLQVSGLVIDTEHRGIATLEALLGVVVGGLTYMFLILKLRVFTKKELGTVMKQEKKEGSLKKSG, from the coding sequence ATGGAAGCGAAGAAGTATCAAGCCTTTTGGCGTGGGGCTATTATATTAACGATTGCAAGTTTTGTTACAAAAGTATTAAGCGCTTTTTACCGTATTCCATATCAAAATATAGCGGGTGATATTGGTTTTTATATTTATCAACAAATTTACCCGTTTTATGGATTTTGTTTAATTTTAGCTACTTATGGGTTTCCTATTATCATTTCGAAAATGGTTGCAGAACGACTAGAGCGGGGAAAACAAAAAGAAGCAGAAGAAATTATTTGTGTATCTTTTTGGTTTTTATTGGGAATTGGTTTTATAGGCTTCTTTACATTGTTTTTTGGGGCCAAAACAATTGCCATAGCTATGGGCGATATATACTTAGATAAGTTACTACGTGTTATTTCATTTTCATTCTTATTGATGCCGTTTTTGTCTGTAGCAAGAGGGTATTTTCAAGGCTTCAATAATATGATGCCAACAGCTGTTTCGCAAGTAATAGAACAAACAATTCGAGTTTCTATTATTGTATTTTTATCGCTATTCCTAATTGCTCACGGATTTGATTTATATACAGTTGGTGCAGGGGCTATGTTAGGCTCAATTGCGGGTGGACTTATTGGGATTATTGTACTTATGTTGTATATGCGTCGAGATTTTCGTTCTATATTTTTCAAAAGTGTAGCGAGAATTAAGGGCAAAAGGAGGATAATTAAAATCCTTTTTTGGCAGGGGTTAGCGATTTGTGTTAGTAATTTAGTGCTTATTTTTATACAGATGGCAGATTCAATATCCTTGTACACCTTACTTATTGGTGCGGGAGAACAGGTTGAAAGTGCAAAGGTATTAAAGGGTGTTTATGATAGAAGTATTCCGCTAATGCAATTAGGTACTGTTGTGACGACTTCTTTCTCGTTGTCACTTATTCCAATTATTACAGCGGCGAAGGAAAGAGGAGATCTTTCCTTTATTCAAGAAAAGGTAAAGTTAGCAATGAAAATAACACTTGTTATTGGACTTGCAGCAGCTATTGGACTAACTTGTATTATTCAACCTACGAATATTATGTTGTTTGAAAATAGTGATGGATCAGATGTTTTATCTATTTTATCTTTATCTATTTTATTTAGCTCGTTGTCAATTACGACGGCTTCTATTTTACAAGGGTTGGGACAAACATTTAAGCCAGCATTATTTGTTGTATTTGGAGGTTGCTTAAAGTTAGCGTTAAATTATATATTTATGCCTTATTTTGGTGTGAAAGGGGCAGCCTTTGCGACTTTGTGTGCGTTAATTATAATTTCTGGGCTAAATAGTTTGTTGCTTATGAGAGCTGTATCAGGATCGCTTATCAATAAGCGAAATATGTTAGGTGTAGTGATTAGTGGTATCTGTATGGGATTTGTATTAATGATGTTCACACGTGTGTTGCAGGTGTCTGGATTAGTAATTGATACGGAACATAGAGGAATCGCGACGCTTGAAGCGTTGCTAGGTGTAGTTGTCGGCGGATTGACATATATGTTTTTAATTTTGAAATTACGTGTATTTACAAAAAAAGAATTAGGAACCGTTATGAAACAAGAGAAAAAAGAAGGTTCATTGAAGAAGAGTGGATAG
- the hpt gene encoding hypoxanthine phosphoribosyltransferase — MMNQDIEKVLISEEQIQEKVRELGAVIAEDYKNTVPLAIGVLKGAMPFMADLLKRTDTYLEMDFMAVSSYGHSTVSTGEVKILKDLDTSVEGRDILIVEDIIDSGLTLSYLVDLFKYRKAKSVKIVTLLDKPTGRKVDLKADYVGFTVPHEFVVGYGLDYKEQYRNLPYVGVLKPSVYSN; from the coding sequence ATGATGAATCAAGATATCGAAAAAGTATTAATTTCTGAAGAACAAATACAAGAAAAGGTGCGCGAACTAGGTGCAGTTATTGCAGAGGATTATAAAAACACAGTACCCCTTGCAATTGGTGTATTAAAAGGCGCAATGCCATTTATGGCAGATTTATTAAAGAGAACAGATACATATCTTGAAATGGATTTTATGGCTGTATCTAGTTATGGTCACTCTACAGTTTCAACAGGCGAAGTGAAAATTTTAAAAGATCTTGATACTTCTGTAGAAGGTCGTGATATTTTAATCGTCGAAGATATTATTGATAGTGGTCTTACACTAAGCTACTTAGTAGACTTATTCAAATATCGTAAAGCGAAGTCTGTAAAAATTGTTACATTATTAGATAAGCCAACAGGCCGTAAGGTTGATCTGAAAGCGGATTATGTTGGATTTACTGTTCCACATGAATTTGTAGTAGGATATGGATTAGATTATAAAGAGCAGTACCGTAATCTTCCTTATGTAGGCGTATTAAAACCAAGCGTTTACTCAAATTAA
- the divIC gene encoding cell division protein DivIC, giving the protein MRELRQRTIEKQSPNPVKEHIIQTDENRKRLYRRLAVFLVFTFTIIASISVTFYQQNSSIKAKEAKVKDMKKELDSLTNKEKSLKDEVQKLNDEEYVLKIARRDYFFSGKGEIIFPVSK; this is encoded by the coding sequence ATGAGGGAACTGAGACAAAGAACAATCGAAAAACAGAGTCCAAATCCTGTTAAAGAGCATATAATACAAACGGATGAGAACAGGAAGCGACTTTATCGCCGTTTAGCGGTTTTTCTTGTCTTTACTTTTACAATTATTGCGAGTATTAGTGTAACGTTTTATCAACAAAACAGTTCCATTAAAGCAAAAGAAGCAAAAGTTAAGGACATGAAAAAAGAACTGGATTCATTAACGAATAAAGAAAAAAGTCTAAAAGACGAAGTTCAAAAGTTAAATGATGAAGAGTACGTATTAAAGATTGCTAGAAGGGATTATTTCTTCTCTGGTAAAGGGGAGATAATTTTTCCTGTTTCGAAGTAG
- the spoIIE gene encoding stage II sporulation protein E, which yields MPKAGRNTMNTSVLAMNESQLGGIKWTSKLRMKFEQVFFRWGFIIVVIGFLLGRAYILTNILPFALPFFAAVYVMKRDKMPLAFLALMGGALSVSIDNLFFTFASIFTFFIYNIFFSRFTRKTVGLVPFQVFISALTAHLVVVYFAQQTVTMYDLLVSTIEAGLSFVLTMIFLQSVPLLVERKGKQQALETEEIVCLIILLASVLTGTTDWFVYDASIQHIFTRYLVLVFAFIAGAATGSTVGVVTGLILSLANVSSLSQLSLLAFSGLLGGLLKEGKRLGVSLGLLIGTSLITLYVDKQTNIVTTLIESGVAIAIFLLTPKLVLDRIAKFMPGTQEHSQDQQQYLRRMRDVTANKINQFANVFAALSNSFSVYGYVEEEDKETEADLFLSTITAKTCQTCFKKDQCWVVNFDKTYDYMKQIMSETEEGTLQHNRKLVREWDKHCVRGKKVTDLVAGELDHFYEGQKLRKQMKENRRIVAEQLLGVSKVMEDFAKEIQRERENHQVQEEQIMQAFRDFGVEVEHVDIYCLDRGSIDIEMLIPVASNEHGECEKLVAPMLSDILKENIVVKHEEKSSYPNGHSLISFGSAKTYSLDTGLATAAKGGGFVSGDSYAMMDLSVGKYALAISDGMGNGQRAHMESKETVKLLQKILQSGIDEEIAIKSINSILSLRTTEEMFTTLDLAMVDLRDASARFLKIGSTPSFVKRANNILKIEASNLPMGIIEDVEVDVVGEQLKTGDILIMMSDGIFEGAQHVENHELWMKRKIKELQTEDPQEIADIIMEEVIRSCDGYINDDMTIVVAKVKKNMPKWATIPIVGMQAQ from the coding sequence ATGCCTAAAGCAGGAAGGAATACTATGAATACAAGTGTATTGGCAATGAATGAGAGTCAGCTTGGAGGAATAAAGTGGACGAGTAAGTTGCGAATGAAATTTGAACAAGTTTTCTTTAGATGGGGATTTATTATTGTTGTTATTGGTTTTCTTTTGGGAAGAGCATATATATTAACAAATATCTTACCGTTTGCACTACCATTTTTTGCTGCTGTTTATGTTATGAAGCGGGATAAGATGCCGCTAGCATTTTTAGCTCTAATGGGAGGAGCTCTTTCAGTCTCGATAGATAATTTGTTTTTTACTTTTGCATCTATCTTTACTTTCTTCATTTATAATATCTTCTTTAGTAGATTCACACGTAAAACCGTTGGACTTGTTCCATTTCAAGTATTTATCTCCGCATTAACCGCACACTTAGTTGTTGTATATTTTGCACAACAAACTGTCACCATGTACGATTTACTCGTTAGTACCATTGAGGCTGGGCTTAGTTTTGTATTAACTATGATATTTTTACAAAGTGTTCCGCTTTTAGTAGAAAGGAAAGGAAAACAACAGGCGTTAGAGACGGAAGAAATTGTTTGTTTGATTATATTACTAGCATCTGTTTTAACGGGTACAACAGATTGGTTTGTATATGATGCTTCTATTCAACATATTTTTACACGGTATTTAGTACTAGTATTTGCATTTATTGCGGGTGCTGCTACAGGATCTACAGTGGGGGTCGTAACAGGTTTGATATTAAGTTTAGCAAATGTATCTAGCTTGTCCCAGCTTAGCCTTCTTGCTTTTTCTGGATTGCTTGGTGGGTTGTTAAAAGAAGGGAAGCGTTTAGGTGTTAGTTTAGGTTTATTAATTGGGACAAGCTTAATTACATTATATGTAGACAAACAGACAAATATTGTAACGACTTTAATTGAGTCAGGCGTAGCGATTGCTATCTTCTTATTAACGCCAAAGCTTGTTTTAGATCGTATTGCTAAATTTATGCCAGGTACACAAGAGCATTCGCAAGATCAACAACAATATTTAAGAAGGATGCGCGATGTTACAGCGAACAAAATCAACCAATTTGCAAATGTATTTGCTGCTTTATCTAATAGCTTTTCTGTATATGGGTATGTAGAGGAAGAAGATAAAGAGACAGAAGCAGATTTGTTTTTGAGTACAATTACTGCGAAAACATGTCAAACATGCTTTAAAAAGGATCAATGCTGGGTAGTGAATTTCGATAAAACGTACGATTATATGAAACAAATAATGAGTGAAACGGAAGAAGGAACCCTGCAACATAATCGTAAATTAGTTCGTGAGTGGGACAAGCATTGTGTGAGAGGGAAAAAAGTGACGGATTTAGTAGCGGGTGAATTAGATCATTTCTATGAGGGACAAAAATTACGAAAACAAATGAAGGAAAATCGTAGAATAGTTGCGGAGCAACTATTAGGTGTATCAAAGGTTATGGAGGATTTTGCTAAGGAGATACAACGAGAGCGTGAAAATCATCAGGTGCAGGAAGAACAGATTATGCAAGCGTTCCGTGATTTTGGTGTCGAAGTAGAGCATGTTGATATTTATTGTTTAGATAGAGGAAGTATTGATATTGAAATGTTGATTCCCGTTGCATCTAATGAACATGGTGAATGTGAAAAGTTAGTTGCACCGATGCTTTCGGATATCCTTAAAGAAAATATTGTCGTTAAACATGAAGAAAAGTCTTCTTATCCGAATGGCCACAGTTTAATATCATTCGGTTCGGCGAAGACGTATTCTCTTGATACGGGATTGGCCACAGCCGCAAAGGGCGGTGGATTTGTTTCGGGTGACTCTTATGCGATGATGGATTTAAGTGTTGGCAAATATGCACTTGCGATTAGTGATGGTATGGGGAATGGGCAAAGAGCTCATATGGAAAGTAAGGAAACGGTGAAATTATTACAAAAAATACTCCAATCCGGTATTGACGAAGAAATAGCGATTAAGTCTATTAATTCAATTCTTTCTTTGAGAACGACGGAAGAGATGTTTACGACATTAGACTTAGCTATGGTAGATTTGCGAGATGCGAGTGCAAGGTTTTTAAAGATCGGATCAACGCCGAGTTTTGTTAAACGCGCGAATAATATTTTGAAAATTGAAGCAAGTAATTTGCCGATGGGAATCATCGAAGATGTTGAAGTTGATGTGGTGGGTGAACAATTAAAAACGGGCGATATCCTTATTATGATGAGCGATGGGATTTTTGAGGGAGCGCAGCATGTAGAGAATCATGAATTGTGGATGAAACGAAAAATTAAAGAATTGCAAACCGAAGACCCGCAAGAAATTGCTGATATCATTATGGAAGAAGTGATTCGCTCTTGTGATGGTTATATAAATGATGATATGACTATTGTAGTGGCAAAAGTGAAGAAAAATATGCCGAAGTGGGCTACGATTCCGATTGTAGGCATGCAGGCGCAGTAA
- a CDS encoding S1 domain-containing RNA-binding protein, protein MSIEVGSKLQGKVTGITNFGAFVELPEGLTGLVHISEVADNYVKDINDHLKVGDQVEVKVINVEKDGKIGLSIKKAKEREKTEGDRPRGEYQRGGDQQRSGRPQRNNRSFNRDNRGGGNDRAPKETFEQKMARFLKDSEDRLTSLKRNTESKRGGRGARRG, encoded by the coding sequence ATGTCAATCGAGGTAGGCAGCAAGTTACAGGGTAAAGTAACAGGTATTACAAATTTTGGGGCTTTTGTGGAGCTGCCAGAAGGCTTAACTGGTCTTGTTCATATTAGTGAAGTTGCTGATAACTATGTAAAAGATATTAACGATCACTTAAAAGTGGGCGACCAAGTAGAAGTAAAAGTTATTAATGTTGAAAAAGATGGAAAGATTGGTTTATCTATCAAAAAAGCGAAAGAACGTGAAAAAACAGAAGGAGATCGTCCACGCGGTGAATACCAACGCGGTGGTGATCAACAACGTTCTGGACGTCCACAACGTAATAATCGCTCTTTCAACAGAGATAATCGCGGTGGCGGTAACGACCGAGCTCCAAAAGAAACATTTGAGCAAAAGATGGCACGCTTCTTAAAGGATAGCGAAGATCGTTTAACTTCTTTAAAGCGTAACACAGAGTCTAAACGTGGTGGCCGTGGCGCACGTCGCGGATAA
- a CDS encoding RNA-binding S4 domain-containing protein has translation MRLDKFLKVSRLIKRRTLAKEVADQGRISINGQVAKASSDVKVADELTIRFGQKIVTVKINELKETTKKEDAANMYSLVREEKVKAEEGLF, from the coding sequence ATGCGTCTAGATAAGTTTTTAAAAGTGTCACGTTTAATTAAAAGAAGAACATTAGCGAAAGAAGTAGCTGATCAAGGAAGAATATCTATTAATGGTCAAGTGGCAAAAGCAAGTTCGGATGTGAAAGTAGCTGATGAATTAACAATTCGTTTTGGTCAAAAAATAGTGACTGTAAAAATAAATGAATTGAAAGAAACAACTAAAAAAGAAGATGCAGCAAATATGTATAGCTTAGTTCGCGAAGAAAAAGTAAAAGCGGAAGAAGGCTTGTTCTAA